The nucleotide sequence tacaatttaacacatctcatgcaccgaaaacacttaaaacgcatatcatatatcattagagaggtaatttgacaaggagaataactaaacgcatttactcaatcaaaaccaaacaaactcatatcaaaatcaacattaatgatccgcaaacaatcaagacaagtatcttataccgttgggaaggtaatttgacgaggaaaactaataaacacatctcatcaatcaatctacctattacaacaaccaaaaccgtatctaatgcttaacattaaccgcatacaagttcataaatgcaattcaatgattcgggcaaccaatttacgtgaatgatatgccgtttcgaaggtaatcaagcatacaatccaactaaacacttaccaataataatccatggcattcaatgcatcaaaagttcatgtaaagctcatcaaaccctaatccaagttcacaaaatcattaatcatgttcttggagtttccttaatcaacctatacatcaaaacgaagctaatgatactagtaacacttttaaaacatgcactttaacaatctaacaacatttgatcatccaaaatcaaggatttagcaagtaattttcatattgaactagttacaccaaaaacaacgaatcgagcatataaattacatacacgacatcacaatgagccatagacactaattaacaactttataactcaaaaatctcaagaacacataaaattagtgattttagaaagttacccaaatgagatgaagttggtatcaaattgaagaggatgaagagaggatcacgaaaatgtaatttgttttgatgtttgcttctccaatcggatttagatgatgattttatgtttgagggttttgagttcaaaaaatgggaagtagagagaaagaggaggatgaaggtgggaggtggagatgaaatgaatggatgtggtaagtgggttgactagttgacctagtcaactagtttgcccatttggcaatctcggtccctcgagtttcaaagcgggtgcgggaattaacccaacgaatattttaaaaacgttcgagtaacggatgactttataattaaataacgaggatattatgaacgataGTTAACGAAGGATACAaatttaaatgacgaaagatattatatatatatatatatataaaaaaaaaagacggtgttaaaataaatttaacggaaaaacgcgggatgttacaacatttattatagcgggtgaggttttcaacctaacggatccgtccatgtaaattgtgcttacaccgatggtattaaaagtattcaagctagaggctttgtgaacaaactcagtacgcatatatagtactcgtgtcaatacaaaagcaattgataaagtaagtataatagcgtgtattctcatccctaaaaacatgtaaaaagcgggactgtagactcacctttgaataagcttggatgacagacaaaacttgtacggtttacagctgaataagacaacctaagtatacatatataggttggtcaatatatgtatcttaaataagggtggtttcatagtataagttgtcttattgcttgactcgacgcgtttcaaagtaaaagtcaacatatagtcaagtaattcatgcaagtcaaacaaagtcaaccgaagtcaaaccgaaagtcaaacttggtcaatgtggtcaactaaagtcaacatcagtaggttcatgtcaaatgttggtcaacatgtcaaatctaagtcaaacaatacgtttcaggtcatgaatgatcattttcacaatttccgtttatcgttgtgcacaaagttcatgaacacgtagcatacttagcacaatatctcatagtacaaaattcacgtaaacatggcaaactccagatcataaatatacttaaaatcgatttcaaaaagtccggccagggactcatacgataattaaaagtcaggaatcagaaggggtacatttggggctTGCCcaatcagtttctgaccgcgcactgatttcgttttggctataaccggagttaaggacatgaaattgatacaagaccagtatccatagttcaaggacaagtcaaagtaacacatatcaaaaatctatcaaattttgtttagccaatttgtacagtttattcatgcaagttgaatgttcagttttttagctcaaatcagaatccacataaagtacggctctattgtgcccaatgcataaggtttcagagattgacataaactaacaataagtcacatatcatgttaaaattcatattccagaagcttacatgctcattcaataaacacaatccacagagtataaaacagagagcaatttacagattagattctagtttagttagtcacattcgcacgcgattatccgaagatctagatacaattagcctatgatatctacatgaaaggggTATAGGCTTTTGTTATTactagctcaatgtgaattgcggttattggtatatgcataatgttttgcatgattgtcgaattgctagcttgtatacggtattgtgtaagtgattgcaagtaagtaggttatatatgaacatgtataattattgcattcactaagcattagcttacccctctcgttgtttatctcttTAGTTGCAGGTgcaataagggcaaaggggttatcgggcactaggtggcctttgatgatgttttgttgaagtttgaaagttggcctaacgttttgggtagtttagtcccaaaccatgctcaaagggtcgtttggattataaactattgttgtagtgggtcaaacttgtattgaacttaattaatggtctTCGTGcctcttgtaaacatttaaattgttgaacgtttaaatggaaattgtggattggtttacatattttattggcgcgtaaatgtgtatcattacaaaaaaaaaattatcgtatggaatacgggttgggttgtttcaatatatatatatatatatatatatatatatatatatatatatatatatatatatatatatatatatatgggcaggatcaatggggaagtaaccaatcggggggaagcagggggaagcaaaaaattttatttttttcattttttttggaattttttttttccagcatcaagatcacacgaaaatatgaacatttagaagagacacttcgtgatgaatgttattatttaggcgagaaaacgatcgacaaaaataacattaaagataatattgttcgtgaagaatatgaacgttttttttcttcatgttttgtgaagtaaaatttagcccgatttagagtttagagtttagggtttaggatttggtgttttgggtttattccataaacccaaaacaccaaaccctaaaccataaaccctaaaccctaaactctaaaccgttcgtgttaaaaactcaatctaaatcataaatctaaaccctaaatctaaaccctaaaccctaaatttctaaaccctatatctaaaccctataaaccctaatatctaaaccccaatagctaaaacctcaacatacgctcgaaaaatactataattgttatatattacttcttcgagcgttttcccgccaaaataaaagcatttatcacaaagtgtctctactaaatgttcatattttcatctcatctataatgttcgtgaataaagttttttcaaaaaacgaaaaaaaaaaaagttttgcttccccccgtttggttacttccctcttgatcctaccactatatatatatatatatatatatatatatatatatatatatatatatatatatatatatatatatattctgcttggctttcaaaaaaaaaaaagtttttacagTAGTATTTaatattttctttattaattaattaaatttaagatATATTAGAAAATTTCAGAAGATTGATTAGATAGCCGCCTGCATTGTTTAACGGGTCTCCAAAAGTATTAtcgaagattaaaaaaaaaaaaaaaaaactacacccGCAAAACCCTACTAGGTATATCTTATGCAAAATATCGATCCCCAAGTCTCATCACACCAGAGATACACTTAATTCGTCTCAATCGGAATCAATCCTGATAATTGATACATCGTTAATCTCATCGATCAAGACTTTATAAAATCCGGTATGTCgactaatttttatttttcttcttaCATATGGCGCATTAATTAATtccttaaatttatatttatatcatcACGGGGTTCTGTATATATATTTGTACTGTACTGTAGTACCTAGGTTTCGTGTTGAATTTGAGCTAATATGCCGAGAGGCGTAACCTCTGCCGTTCATACAAAGTAGTCAGCCAATACTATGCAGTTATTATTTTATTCTATCTTTTGATTTATCTGTTATATATTTTATCAAAATTCTAAGTTTAGATGACATTGTAATTTTGATTAAGAGTGTTTAGTTGTTTGATAAATTTTTTTATAGATTTAAGTTAGTTTTTGGGTTGGGTCTGAAGCCGAAtggattaattaataatattttaatttGTGTTTAATTTTTATTTCTTGTTCCTTAAGTTTAAGCATAATTTATTTTAGGAATTTGAATCGTTTATGGTTATctcagtgtatatatatatattggcacctagctatttgggatttaactttcgACACGTTTGTTCTGTTCTGTTATTTGTCCACATCAATTATTAGCTACTGATTTATTTCTgcatatttttttgtttctttttgcaGGTTTCTGTTACAATGATTAATCGAAATCCAATTCCGTTATATAATACAGCAGAACGATTGAACTATCGGCCATCAAAAGCACATCAGTACGGTGATGGTGGAGCTTTTCCGGAGATTCATTATGCTCAATATCCTCTTGATATGGGTAGTAGGAACAAAGATTCGTCATCTGTCCCGGTTATGCATTCCCCTTCTCGACCTGGTACCGTAAAAGACCAACAAGATTTTAAGATTCCCACATGTATCTCTAACTGGAAGAATCCAAAAGGGTATACTATCGCACTTGATAAACGTTTGGCAGCCGATGGTAGAGGACTTCAAGAGGTTCAAATTAATAACGATAACTTTGCAAAGCTTTCTGAAGCGTTATATGTAGCTGAACAGAGAGCACGAGAAGCTGTTGCCATGAGGTCGAAAGTTCAAAAGGAAATGACGTTGAAAGACAAAGAACCCCGATGTGATAAGGAGCAGGACGCGCCAAGAGAATCAAAAGAGGAGAGAGAAGATTCGTGAAGAGAGAGACGTAGAGAAAGAAAGAATGAGAGAGAAGATTGGCGGCTAAATATGCATATTGTTAGAGAGAATGTTAATAGTAGAGGTCTAAAAGCTGTTTAAAAATAAACTCTTCTTAAAATCATCTTTTCACGAAGGGGTTATCATCTAGTCAAAATGAGTATTTTGATATTTTATAGCTTAGCAATCTTATCTTGTATTAATTCCTTTTAATTCTTTCTTAATCTATTTGTGTTTAGGTTATTGTTGATTTGAGGTACCAAAACAAGTGTAGTTGATCTATTGATATAAAGAAGGTTCAACATGTGTGATGTTTTATATTATACGTTTGAGAGTGAACTGCACGTAGGTCAAGATGGGTTGAAACTTCGCATAACCCATCTTGACCTTACGTCTGTTGATTGTTGCAGGTATACTCAATAAGGAGAAATCAAAATCTCTAGATATAATTTGGAATCCCCAAGATCAACTTGGTTATGCTCGTGAAGTATCGATTCAGTATACGATCAAAATTTATTTCGGTACTAATCTCATAGTAGCATGCGTTATCACCTGTATTTCTTTATTAATGTctgtatataaatttatttttttacTGTGTAGGTACAAAATTTGGTAGTTGCAATGAAGTACTGAACTTTCGAGTTTACAAAAACAGGTGGGACTGCAGCTTTGAAACGGTGATCTTTTCAAATTATGAATATTTGTTCATTGTTCTTTATCTGTTGACATGAAAATTTTTATTGCGTCATTTTGTAAATTTGTCAAACGATGGCCGGATTATTCTAGTGTTATACAAGAGTAACCTATTTAGGAACAGTTCTCTGCAtctttttttattgtttttaacaTCCTTTTGTGCCAGTCATTTGGTTGTGAAGGTACGCTTTTTGTTTTATTAATCTAAATAGAATAGATCAAATGTtctagttttagtaattaacttcTTCAGTAAACGTTAGGTATGTAAAAATTTATGAATATGTTTGGAAAGGGTGTTCCTTCCATCCATTTTCTCCGTTTTACTCCAAATCCCGTCATTTACATAAGATCTAAGAGATAACTCCAATCTACTTCGCATCTGCCAGATGTGGATTCGGGATCAGGCGACCCCATATTATACCATCTTCTCTTTCGGTTCTTCGGTCATCCAGATGTGTATATTCCCATTTTGCTTGGATCTGATATCATAAATCATATCGTTTCTACTTTTGTACTTAACACATGAATTTTCTATTGCTATATTTTCACAAATAATTAATTTTGTCAAGTTTGCAGTTCTGCGCTATTATGTATATGTGGGGATCTAATCTGAGTGTGTTGCATTTTTTTAAATGTCAAAATTAGTCGCCTACTTAAAGGCGCCCCTAGTAGAGAACCATGTTTTTGGATTGTGTATGTCATTCCGTTACTAGTACTTGATCTCCATGAGTGCATCCGTGATTCAATGATCTAGTTAGACAATACATAGTAGGTTAAAGAATGCATGAATATGACAAGAATGGAGGTTATTATGGGGTCCCGCCGAAATATGTTTCGAGTACTTTAGGCAATCACTTCGAGAAATTGATGAACAAACTCACAATCTGAATCACTAAATCTATCAACAAATGAAATTTAATTGttgagataaaatcaaaatgatgaATGTATGAATCACACAAGCGTGAGAGAAAAAGTACTCTGTGTTATTTCTTATCAATGAAACTGAATAATGAAAAAAATACAATATAAAGAAGGAAATTACTGTGAATTTACGAGTAAACATCACACATTTTGCTACTTCAATACCAATAAGTGGATGGCGCAAATGACAGCCACCAATTATTCAGCCACTTactaattaatttaccatttgaactattCATCATGTTGTCAATATTAACTATTTAGCCAAGGGTTAATAATCGTTCGAATACCCAACGAGGAGAGACGACGACGACATGTATGGATGGATGAAACAACGAGGGGCACGAAGAGGGAACTACTACAGAGATCGTCCGATGGGAATTAATCTACCTACAATCACATCGTTCATGTTTTACAATTTTCCGGAAACATGGGGAATCTCAGAACTATGGAAGGTATTTAACAAGTGGGGATACGTTAAAGATGTGTACATCGCCAGGAAACGTTTGCTAAATGGGCATCGATTCGGATTCGTGAGATATGAAGATGTAAAGAACGTGGATGCAATGCTATCGCAACTTAATAGAGTACAACTATTAGGATGGGGACTTGGGGCATTCAAGGCAAGAGAAAGGAATGTGAAAACTGCTCACATTCAAACGAGTTTCAACAAATATGGTCGCAGAAACGATACAAAAACAATGAAGGATGAAGTTGTATGGAAGATGAATATCTCAAAAAACAACAAAGGAAACCCAACTGTATGGAAGGAGGTACCAAAGGTCAACAACGAAAACAACCATACCACAAAAATCAACCCTGATCCTACCCCTACAGAAGCATTCAAAACAAACCCTAACCACAATCACACAAACCCTAACCACAATcacacaaaccctaaccaaaatcacacaAACCCTAATCAAAACCACACTCACGAAAATCACTCACACAAAACCTGTACCAACAAAGACAGAAACGAGGACCATAACAATACCACACTTTACCGATCTTTTACAATTGAAGATAATGGGGATAACAGCAGCGTTCTAACTCATTCACTGGTTGGAGAGGTAGTTAATTATAATATTCTGCAACAATTTAAAAGAATATGCGATGTGGAAGGACTCGATAATGCACACATCAAATACATTGGTGGGCTTAATGTCATTATGATGTTTGATAATGAGGCGACATGTGATAATATTTTAGGAAACGAACATCACAGTATCAGAAGATGGATCAACAATTTGAGAAAATGGGATAACTCATATGTGTACCATGGTAGACTAACGTGGATTGAGATATATGGCGTCCCTGTACCAATATGGAACGAGAATACATTTACTAGAATTAGTACACTATGGGGTAGTGTATTGGAATTAGAAAACTGCCATTTTGAGGGTGACCAAAACCTAACCCATGGGCGGGTACTTCTTAATGTTGATCAACCTGAGCCTATCAACGACTCAGTTTTAATCCATCATGGAAACTTGGATTTCTTTGTTCATGCTTTTGAAGATACACGTAATATCATCAAGTTGGAATTGGAGGAGCATAAATCAGATGAGATGGAAAACAAGTCGGTCAATTCAAGAGGCTCGGATAACATGGAAGAGGATGATCCATTCTCTTCCGATGACGAATCCCAACCCGGAAAAAATCCGGCCAATTCTCCGGTCATCTCGCCGGCAAACAAGACGGAATCATTAAGAGTGGAAACCGAGGAGTCCTTCACACAAGTTCCAAAAACCAATACGAGTCCCAAAAACCCTAGTAACGAGGCCAGTAATGGAAATAACGACTCAAATTCCTTTGTTCAAGATACGCATGAAAAAAGTAATGATCACGTGGCACCCAAAAGATCTAGGATGTCGAATTGCCTGGATAATAACACCAACAACTCAGTTTCTACCGGGCCTACATGTTCTGGGCCTACAACTCATAAAATAAACGACCCAGCAAGAGAAAAATTTTTAAAGGGTATTGAGCTTGGATTAAAATTATTTGGGCCCAAAACTCACGAACCTGAAACCAACTTATGGAACAAAGAAACTAATGGGAGCCCAGAACAAATAGCCCATCTCGTCCAAGGGTTTAAATCCTCAATCAACACCAGTAGCCAGAATAGAAAACAAATCTCGTGCAAATCACCAACGAAGGAGAACAGTGATTCAAGAGGGTGTTCCAGATGGCACAAGGTATGTAAATGGCAGGCTTCTTCTCGAATAAATTATGCCAAAAGAATCGCTAGAGAAAGAAAAACGATGTATAAAGTGAGCGGTTCTAAACGTCATCACTCACCTTCAATTTGTGAGTTGATCCAGACCAAATCAAAGAAAGTACGCTCCAAAGAAAATTCCAAGCAAGAAGAATCTGAAGCTAGCGTTAATCTATGCGATTTTGCTAGGCTCCTTGGGTTCAAAATTAATCAGGAGGCCTAACTTAATTCACCTAGATGTCGTGTTTCGTGATATTACTATTGTGTATAATGAAGATTCTTTCGGTAAATATTCGCGGATTCAATCAGGATGGTAAACAAGCGTGGTTCAAAAGAATAATTCGTGAATCCAATCCAATTGTAGTGACAGTACAGGAGACTAAACGCAAGACCTTCAGTGATCGATGGGTTGAAAATATTTGGGGCTCTCAACATGTCAAATATGCTGTTAAGGAATGTGTTGGTAGATCTGGGGGACTATTAACGATTTGGGATGCAAGTATCTTCCATGTTGATCAAGCTGTAGCTGGTGACTTCTACGTAGCCGTCAAAGGTACACTTGTCAATTATGATTCTGAAGTAGTTATTGTTAACGTGTATGGACCCCATAGTGATGCGAAAAAAAAGAAGTTTTGGGAGAGTTTAAACGAACTTTTGTTATTCGATATGGATAATTGGGTTATTTGTGGGGATTTTAACGAAGTTAGGAGCGCGAATGAACGAGAAAACACCAACTTTATTTCTAGACGAGCCTCCAAGTTCAACAAATTTATTAACGATAATGGGCTAATTGAAATCCCTTTAACGGGTCGCAAGTTCACAAGAATCAGCGACGATGGTCTTCGATTCAGTAAGTTAGATCGATTTCTAGTATCGAATAATTTTGCGTTACTATGGAATGATCTTTCTGTTACTGCACTTGATAGACAGTTATCTGATCACACACCTATTTTGCTTAAACACGGGTCAGTGGACTTCGGGCCCAAACCCACGAAAATTTTTGATTGCTGGTTCGAATTAGATGGCGTGACAGATATTATCAAAGAAGCATGGTCTGTTCCGGTTGGCCCTTGTAGGCCCGACACTCTATTCAGGTTAAAACTCAAAAACGTTAAGTGTAAACTCAAAGACTGGGCCTTCAATACATACGGTAATATTGACAAAGAAATTAAAGAGCTTAATGAATTGTGCAATTATTGGGATAATGAAGCAGAAAACAGGAGCCTTACGGATATTGAAAGAGTTGAATGGCTTAATAATAGAAACAAGTGGGTCGAGAAAGATCGGGTAAAACGAAACATGCTAAAACAAAAATCACGAGTCAAATGGGCGATGGATGGTGatgaaaatacaaaatactttcatGCGGTAATTAAAAGGAAAAATAACAAAAACAATATTCGGGGTCTACACATAAATGGATTATGGCAGGAGAATCCGGGTGACGTAAAGGAAGAAGTGTTTAGACACTTTAAATCATTTTATGAAGATTCGAATTCGAGTAATTTTGATTTTGGTGGTTTTGAGACTTCAAAGATTCCACAAGATGAGGCTACATCATTGGAAATTCCCTTTAGTGAAGAAGAAGTGTGGTTAGCCGTTAAAGAATGTGATGGTTCGAAAGCGCCCGGGCCCGATGGTTTTAA is from Rutidosis leptorrhynchoides isolate AG116_Rl617_1_P2 chromosome 10, CSIRO_AGI_Rlap_v1, whole genome shotgun sequence and encodes:
- the LOC139873273 gene encoding SNW/SKI-interacting protein-like encodes the protein MINRNPIPLYNTAERLNYRPSKAHQYGDGGAFPEIHYAQYPLDMGSRNKDSSSVPVMHSPSRPGTVKDQQDFKIPTCISNWKNPKGYTIALDKRLAADGRGLQEVQINNDNFAKLSEALYVAEQRAREAVAMRSKVQKEMTLKDKEPRCDKEQDAPRESKEEREDS